CATTATTATTGCTATTAAAACCGAGGAGTGAGTTGTTCCTACTTTTAGGACTATGATGGTTCGTAGAGTTGCAATTTTTAACGATGACCTTGGTAATTCTATTTTCAATCGATCGTCCCCGTGCTTACAATCtatgaaattttaattcaataatttttttatgaatttataatGAATTGACACGAAACCTCTATCACAACACAATATATTAGGATGAGAAGGGGGAAGGGTTATAACAGGCAGAAAGCTTGAGTTATCCTGTTTTACACACCTGCCCAAATACGATATAGTACCTCATATCGAGTTTCAAAGTACCTTTAACATagtgtgtatacatatacatcGTATTTGActtttctgtgttttatatatatatatatatatatatatatatatatatatatatatatatatatatatatattctctgtGTCTTCAAATGcaatgtctccatatgagtagaAGATTCTCGAGGGGGTCGTTAGACTTCTAGCCCTAAAATTACGAAATTCCGCGTCCATTTGTTGCATTGTCCATCAACCTTCACCAATTCTCTCTCTTAAAAGATCACACTTTATCTATTAAAATTAAATGTGGTTTCCttatttatatttctcaacaAATTTATCGGAATTTTCTTAAGTAGGAAATTTAACTTAACAACTTGTGTTCTGACCTACTTAATCAAAATACTCAAAATCGATACTGACTTGCAAATCCCGGAAAACTTTTGAGGTGAAGAATATCTATGGTATAACagactttaaaaatgatttttttattattgttaaaaGCTAAATATCTGAAAGTCCTGATCTGATAAAGAAGTTTGTAACAATGTTCATTTGCAAATCTGTTTATTTCATAGCATCCGTAACAAGGTAATATTACTTTATAGAGTGCTACAAgaaagtctctctctctctctctctctctctctctctctctctctctctctctctctctctctttctctctctctctctctctatctctctctctctctctcttgaatTGTTGTGGGTATCATTATCACCATTGCGTTCACAGAATGAGAACATGCTAGGAAGATATCCAGTAATCAGTAAATCTCTAATGcataaatacataattattattcatttattattatgtTCAGTGACGCTCTCATAACGTATAAGAAGTTTTCTAATACGGGCATGACAGCCATTCAAATGTGGACCCCCACAGTTCAGAGTCTCCCCAGGTGCCAATGTGGTAATTGAAACCAGTTTTGGATATATCGCTAGCAAAGGCTTGGAACCTTGTGTTGTGGCTCTGCTCAGCGTCCAGTTTGCTGACCCCGAACATGACGTATGGAACACTATTGAACACTGGAGAGAAGTCCACGCGGACCGTCACGTTCCCACACTGTGCAACATCCCAGTTAGGAGAGGAACATTTTCTGACATATTGACTTCCTCTCTGACCTGGAAGAAGACGGGTAAAAATCATATCTGACACGGCTTCAACGCTCTTTAATTCATGCTTATGTGCAAAGAAAATATTATAAGGAGATGAgaagggaaaagaaaaaaatgcagaCATTTCTGAAAACAATTTATTATGAAACACATATattgcatgtcaacataatgCACTAAAGACGGTAAACTTACATTTGCTCCTGTTTCGCAACTTTCCTGCAAcatctacaaaacaaaaatgcGTCGCTCATTTACTTAATTATTCATAATATTCAAATAAGCAGATTTTATTAATTCTAATGGCCATTCGAAACAACGTGAACTAAAAATAATATTACCTTCAATTGAGTGGTTTAGTTTGTTAATGCTTTTAATGGCTTCCAGTACGACGTCTAAA
Above is a genomic segment from Ostrea edulis chromosome 3, xbOstEdul1.1, whole genome shotgun sequence containing:
- the LOC125677416 gene encoding uncharacterized protein LOC125677416, which produces MGLRIFCIVFCVGVCFSQTHTNDHQKISDLQTEFDRLKSEFEDYKNRSMAEIRQLRGESSFLSTVQTTNVHTLNSLMTDVFEVKAKLSFITMDSVHINSSLDVVLEAIKSINKLNHSIEDVAGKLRNRSKCQRGSQYVRKCSSPNWDVAQCGNVTVRVDFSPVFNSVPYVMFGVSKLDAEQSHNTRFQAFASDISKTGFNYHIGTWGDSELWGSTFEWLSCPY